A window from Culex pipiens pallens isolate TS chromosome 3, TS_CPP_V2, whole genome shotgun sequence encodes these proteins:
- the LOC120413434 gene encoding MOG interacting and ectopic P-granules protein 1 isoform X1 yields MGEVGAAAATATNEQQPAEQPEIVKANGGELNGTDADVLVKSVEEEDVSTKVAATDDPAAPKVSESEADENSQTSRPVSSNGPTEDETSQDDGGEETEESRPAPGGDSENQDTVESMEVDEAEEKGKNGVEGGKNGGDDPLEGGGEDEEDSKSKGATEPMDVDASTNGHSTAEKTDNEVIDDDSDKPVSINSDSENEEEDDEEDGGERPARKKSSAASESLDGNSMSSKSNGGDATTAASTKRTNGDCEDVTILSDKEEDCVVIDDEDGDTNGSSSVASGKKAPVEDISPRRSSRVRKSILPSDISTIDDDDDIEEIIDDPLNLAAKRPRLSINPTLQQNSFKGQLGQTPQKSLLASNQQTKDGLVIIDTNTLISRVGNTTITAATPGTPKSANSSYSSLATGMSPNNSYSSPGGGRSVLNPVAAAANLTKANPPALAPLLPALTDDMFVLEAPSFIVPYIYEKPPPENLRDIVTELEAKIREIRKKLEEAEDKDDENSQESTAESKKSSASATEVESEPEAKKKKSKRKPPVNSDDEWDEMDTSTDDEASDEEGKTKVLIKESKSDIEMIKEHIIRPSSKDDLTSASSTSAGSNVAQTDPKKSENYFENPLGKFFMNIGVNLVQEFVQTDLLRQQKRKRDREGKPSASTQMAINSLMKNLELSKENNRPFKFEIKRCEYCPFKSESVLAMAHHYETPHMRNYVYKCNYCSYETRPPHDILFHMEAMHNIKGRLEKAPMYHACPNCPFEDNGKSKLARHAVACIKKFKPETNLTPPMDWEPPAKIPRIKPKHGLVGTATAYQAMTAQQQKNLVMANQRVQTSPNINPLNMNNLTAAAQAAAMRARGGRPQPVNALNSASVLRAGVNAGTLRTSMSPGMVIPNNFQLSAAAIAAAANKFLPAQAAGRSLLSNSNASVTIQNSMGMKSQVKPSQTPSISITPLPRQSANAATNMAVAGALSKLQAAGTSAVKPGQSPSGGKTAFVVCEICDGYIKDLDQLRNHMQWIHKVKIHPKMIYNRPPLNCQKCQYRFFTDQGLERHLLGSHGLVTSSMQEAANKGKDAGRCPVCGRVYQWKLLNHVSRDHNMTLKPAHLSYKCTVCTATFGMYKQFESHVYSAHSTVAKKALDNKKPGGAAGGQAGGSSGTPTRAGAGGDSLLKPLKINDEITIIPQPTAGGGSRGKPIEIESHVID; encoded by the exons ATGGGTGAGGTCGGAGCGGCCGCCGCGACCGCCACCAACGAGCAGCAGCCCGCAGAACAGCCCGAGATCGTCAAAGCGAATGGCGGCGAGCTGAACGGAACGGATGCTGATGTGCTGGTTAAGTCGGTTGAGGAAGAGGATGTGAGCACAAAGGTGGCCGCCACCGATGATCCTGCTGCTCCAAAAGTCAGTGAGAGTGAGGCGGATGAGAATTCACAGACTTCGCGGCCGGTCAGCAGTAATGGGCCAACGGAGGACGAGACTTCGCAGGATGACGGCGGGGAGGAGACGGAGGAGAGTAGACCGGCCCCAGGCGGGGACAGTGAGAACCAGGACACGGTAGAGTCGATGGAGGTGGATGAGGCGGAGGAGAAGGGGAAGAATGGAGTGGAGGGGGGTAAGAACGGGGGTGATGATCCGTTGGAAGGGGGTGGGGAGGACGAGGAGGATTCCAAGTCGAAGGGTGCGACGGAACCGATGGACGTGGATGCGTCCACGAATGGGCACAGCACGGCGGAGAAGACGGACAACGAGGTGATCGATGACGACAGCGACAAGCCGGTCAGTATTAACTCGGACTCGGAGAATGAAGAGGAGGACGATGAGGAGGACGGGGGAGAGCGGCCAGCCCGGAAGAAGTCGAGCGCGGCTTCGGAGAGTTTGGATGGGAATTCCATGTCCAGCAAGTCGAACGGAGGGGACGCGACGACGGCGGCCAGTACCAAGCGGACGAATGGGGACTGTGAGGATGTGACAATTCTCAGCGATAAGGAGGAAGATTGTGTGGTGATTGATGACGAAGATGGAGATACGAATGGTAGCAGCAGCGTGGCCAGTGGGAAGAAGGCTCCGGTGGAGGATATTTCTCCGCGGAGAAGCTCGCGGGTAAGGAAAAGTATCCTTCCGTCGGACATTTCGACGatcgacgatgacgatgacatCGAGGAGATTATCGACGACCCGCTGAACCTGGCGGCAAAGCGGCCACGACTGTCGATCAATCCGACTCTGCAGCAGAACTCGTTCAAGGGTCAGTTGGGGCAGACGCCGCAGAAGTCACTGCTGGCCAGCAACCAACAAACCAAAGATGGCCTGGTGATCATCGACACGAACACGCTGATCAGCCGCGTGGGAAACACGACCATTACGGCCGCCACTCCGGGAACGCCAAAGTCTGCAAACTCTTCGTACTCGTCACTGGCGACAGGCATGTCCCCAAACAACTCGTACAGTTCTCCGGGCGGTGGCCGCAGCGTGCTGAATCCGGTTGCTGCCGCGGCCAATCTCACGAAGGCAAATCCACCCGCGTTGGCTCCGCTGTTGCCGGCCCTGACGGACGACATGTTCGTGCTGGAGGCGCCGTCCTTCATCGTGCCGTACATCTACGAGAAGCCCCCGCCGGAGAACCTGCGCGACATCGTCACCGAGCTGGAAGCGAAAATCCGCGAGATTCGAAAGAAGCTGGAGGAGGCCGAGGACAAGGACGACGAAAACAGCCAGGAATCGACGGCGGAAAGCAAGAAGTCTTCGGCGTCGGCCACCGAGGTCGAGTCGGAACCTGAGgccaagaagaagaaatccaagcGGAAACCTCCGGTGAACAGTGATGACGAGTGGGACGAGATGGACACTTCCACGGACGACGAAGCCTCCGATGAGGAGGGCAAGACAAAGGTCCTGATCAAGGAGAGCAAGTCGGACATTGAGATGATCAAGGAGCACATCATCAGGCCATCGTCGAAGGATGATCTGACCAGCGCCAGCAGTACCTCGGCGGGTAGCAACGTGGCGCAGACCGATCCGAAAAAGTCGGAGAACTACTTCGAGAACCCGCTCGGTAAGTTCTTCATGAACATCGGCGTGAACCTGGTGCAGGAGTTTGTCCAGACGGACCTGCTGCGGCAGCAAAAGAGGAAACGAGACCGCGAGGGCAAACCGTCCGCCAGCACGCAGATGGCCATCAACTCGCTGATGAAGAACCTCGAGCTGAGCAAGGAAAACAACCGTCCGTTCAAGTTCGAGATCAAACGCTGCGAGTACTGCCCGTTCAAGTCGGAATCGGTGCTGGCGATGGCCCACCACTACGAGACGCCCCACATGCGGAACTACGTGTACAAGTGCAACTACTGCTCGTACGAGACGCGGCCACCGCACGACATTCTGTTCCACATGGAGGCGATGCACAACATCAAGGGCCGGCTGGAAAAGGCCCCGATGTACCACGCCTGTCCAAACTGCCCGTTCGAGGACAACGGCAAGTCCAAGCTGGCGCGACACGCCGTGGCCTGCATCAAAAAGTTCAAGCCCGAAACGAATCTGACCCCGCCCATGGACTGGGAACCGCCGGCGAAGATCCCGCGCATCAAGCCGAAGCACGGCCTCGTCGGAACGGCCACCGCCTATCAG GCAATGACCGCCCAGCAGCAGAAGAACCTGGTGATGGCGAACCAGCGAGTCCAGACGTCCCCGAACATCAACCCGCTCAACATGAACAACCTCACGGCGGCGGCCCAGGCCGCGGCCATGCGGGCCCGCGGGGGCCGACCCCAGCCCGTCAACGCACTCAACTCGGCCTCGGTGCTGCGGGCCGGCGTCAACGCCGGCACGCTCCGAACGTCCATGTCGCCCGGAATGGTAATACCCAATAACTTCCAGCTCTCTGCAGCGGCGATCGCCGCTGCCGCTAACAAGTTCTTGCCG GCCCAGGCTGCTGGACGATCTCTCCTATCAAACTCTAACGCATCGGTGACGATTCAG AACTCGATGGGCATGAAGAGCCAGGTCAAGCCGAGCCAGACGCCCAGCATCTCCATCACCCCGCTGCCCCGCCAGTCGGCGAACGCCGCCACCAACATGGCCGTGGCGGGTGCGCTGTCCAAGCTGCAGGCGGCCGGCACGTCCGCGGTCAAGCCGGGCCAGAGCCCGTCCGGCGGCAAGACCGCCTTCGTGGTGTGCGAAATCTGCGACGGGTACATCAAGGATCTGGACCAGCTGCGCAACCACATGCAGTGGATACACAAAGTCAAG ATTCACCCGAAGATGATCTACAACCGGCCGccactcaactgtcaaaagtgTCAGTACCGCTTCTTCACGGATCAGGGCCTAGAGCGGCATCTGCTCGGTTCGCACGGTCTGGTGACGAGCTCCATGCAGGAGGCCGCCAACAAGGGCAAGGATGCCGGACGTTGTCCGGTTTGTGGACGG GTGTACCAATGGAAGCTGCTGAATCACGTGTCCCGCGACCACAACATGACGCTAAAGCCGGCCCACCTGTCGTACAAGTGTACCGTGTGTACGGCCACGTTCGGCATGTACAAGCAGTTTGAGAGCCACGTGTACTCGGCGCACAGCACCGTCGCCAAGAAGGCGCTGGACAACAAGAAACCGGGCGGCGCCGCCGGTGGTCAGGCGGGTGGGAGCTCTGGGACGCCGACGCGAGCGGGTGCCGGTGGGGATTCGCTGCTGAAGCCGCTCAAGATCAACGACGAGATCACGATCATCCCGCAGCCGACGGCGGGCGGAGGCAGCCGGGGCAAACCGATCGAGATCGAGAGCCATGTCATTG ATTGA
- the LOC120413434 gene encoding MOG interacting and ectopic P-granules protein 1 isoform X2: MGEVGAAAATATNEQQPAEQPEIVKANGGELNGTDADVLVKSVEEEDVSTKVAATDDPAAPKVSESEADENSQTSRPVSSNGPTEDETSQDDGGEETEESRPAPGGDSENQDTVESMEVDEAEEKGKNGVEGGKNGGDDPLEGGGEDEEDSKSKGATEPMDVDASTNGHSTAEKTDNEVIDDDSDKPVSINSDSENEEEDDEEDGGERPARKKSSAASESLDGNSMSSKSNGGDATTAASTKRTNGDCEDVTILSDKEEDCVVIDDEDGDTNGSSSVASGKKAPVEDISPRRSSRVRKSILPSDISTIDDDDDIEEIIDDPLNLAAKRPRLSINPTLQQNSFKGQLGQTPQKSLLASNQQTKDGLVIIDTNTLISRVGNTTITAATPGTPKSANSSYSSLATGMSPNNSYSSPGGGRSVLNPVAAAANLTKANPPALAPLLPALTDDMFVLEAPSFIVPYIYEKPPPENLRDIVTELEAKIREIRKKLEEAEDKDDENSQESTAESKKSSASATEVESEPEAKKKKSKRKPPVNSDDEWDEMDTSTDDEASDEEGKTKVLIKESKSDIEMIKEHIIRPSSKDDLTSASSTSAGSNVAQTDPKKSENYFENPLGKFFMNIGVNLVQEFVQTDLLRQQKRKRDREGKPSASTQMAINSLMKNLELSKENNRPFKFEIKRCEYCPFKSESVLAMAHHYETPHMRNYVYKCNYCSYETRPPHDILFHMEAMHNIKGRLEKAPMYHACPNCPFEDNGKSKLARHAVACIKKFKPETNLTPPMDWEPPAKIPRIKPKHGLVGTATAYQAMTAQQQKNLVMANQRVQTSPNINPLNMNNLTAAAQAAAMRARGGRPQPVNALNSASVLRAGVNAGTLRTSMSPGMVIPNNFQLSAAAIAAAANKFLPNSMGMKSQVKPSQTPSISITPLPRQSANAATNMAVAGALSKLQAAGTSAVKPGQSPSGGKTAFVVCEICDGYIKDLDQLRNHMQWIHKVKIHPKMIYNRPPLNCQKCQYRFFTDQGLERHLLGSHGLVTSSMQEAANKGKDAGRCPVCGRVYQWKLLNHVSRDHNMTLKPAHLSYKCTVCTATFGMYKQFESHVYSAHSTVAKKALDNKKPGGAAGGQAGGSSGTPTRAGAGGDSLLKPLKINDEITIIPQPTAGGGSRGKPIEIESHVID, from the exons ATGGGTGAGGTCGGAGCGGCCGCCGCGACCGCCACCAACGAGCAGCAGCCCGCAGAACAGCCCGAGATCGTCAAAGCGAATGGCGGCGAGCTGAACGGAACGGATGCTGATGTGCTGGTTAAGTCGGTTGAGGAAGAGGATGTGAGCACAAAGGTGGCCGCCACCGATGATCCTGCTGCTCCAAAAGTCAGTGAGAGTGAGGCGGATGAGAATTCACAGACTTCGCGGCCGGTCAGCAGTAATGGGCCAACGGAGGACGAGACTTCGCAGGATGACGGCGGGGAGGAGACGGAGGAGAGTAGACCGGCCCCAGGCGGGGACAGTGAGAACCAGGACACGGTAGAGTCGATGGAGGTGGATGAGGCGGAGGAGAAGGGGAAGAATGGAGTGGAGGGGGGTAAGAACGGGGGTGATGATCCGTTGGAAGGGGGTGGGGAGGACGAGGAGGATTCCAAGTCGAAGGGTGCGACGGAACCGATGGACGTGGATGCGTCCACGAATGGGCACAGCACGGCGGAGAAGACGGACAACGAGGTGATCGATGACGACAGCGACAAGCCGGTCAGTATTAACTCGGACTCGGAGAATGAAGAGGAGGACGATGAGGAGGACGGGGGAGAGCGGCCAGCCCGGAAGAAGTCGAGCGCGGCTTCGGAGAGTTTGGATGGGAATTCCATGTCCAGCAAGTCGAACGGAGGGGACGCGACGACGGCGGCCAGTACCAAGCGGACGAATGGGGACTGTGAGGATGTGACAATTCTCAGCGATAAGGAGGAAGATTGTGTGGTGATTGATGACGAAGATGGAGATACGAATGGTAGCAGCAGCGTGGCCAGTGGGAAGAAGGCTCCGGTGGAGGATATTTCTCCGCGGAGAAGCTCGCGGGTAAGGAAAAGTATCCTTCCGTCGGACATTTCGACGatcgacgatgacgatgacatCGAGGAGATTATCGACGACCCGCTGAACCTGGCGGCAAAGCGGCCACGACTGTCGATCAATCCGACTCTGCAGCAGAACTCGTTCAAGGGTCAGTTGGGGCAGACGCCGCAGAAGTCACTGCTGGCCAGCAACCAACAAACCAAAGATGGCCTGGTGATCATCGACACGAACACGCTGATCAGCCGCGTGGGAAACACGACCATTACGGCCGCCACTCCGGGAACGCCAAAGTCTGCAAACTCTTCGTACTCGTCACTGGCGACAGGCATGTCCCCAAACAACTCGTACAGTTCTCCGGGCGGTGGCCGCAGCGTGCTGAATCCGGTTGCTGCCGCGGCCAATCTCACGAAGGCAAATCCACCCGCGTTGGCTCCGCTGTTGCCGGCCCTGACGGACGACATGTTCGTGCTGGAGGCGCCGTCCTTCATCGTGCCGTACATCTACGAGAAGCCCCCGCCGGAGAACCTGCGCGACATCGTCACCGAGCTGGAAGCGAAAATCCGCGAGATTCGAAAGAAGCTGGAGGAGGCCGAGGACAAGGACGACGAAAACAGCCAGGAATCGACGGCGGAAAGCAAGAAGTCTTCGGCGTCGGCCACCGAGGTCGAGTCGGAACCTGAGgccaagaagaagaaatccaagcGGAAACCTCCGGTGAACAGTGATGACGAGTGGGACGAGATGGACACTTCCACGGACGACGAAGCCTCCGATGAGGAGGGCAAGACAAAGGTCCTGATCAAGGAGAGCAAGTCGGACATTGAGATGATCAAGGAGCACATCATCAGGCCATCGTCGAAGGATGATCTGACCAGCGCCAGCAGTACCTCGGCGGGTAGCAACGTGGCGCAGACCGATCCGAAAAAGTCGGAGAACTACTTCGAGAACCCGCTCGGTAAGTTCTTCATGAACATCGGCGTGAACCTGGTGCAGGAGTTTGTCCAGACGGACCTGCTGCGGCAGCAAAAGAGGAAACGAGACCGCGAGGGCAAACCGTCCGCCAGCACGCAGATGGCCATCAACTCGCTGATGAAGAACCTCGAGCTGAGCAAGGAAAACAACCGTCCGTTCAAGTTCGAGATCAAACGCTGCGAGTACTGCCCGTTCAAGTCGGAATCGGTGCTGGCGATGGCCCACCACTACGAGACGCCCCACATGCGGAACTACGTGTACAAGTGCAACTACTGCTCGTACGAGACGCGGCCACCGCACGACATTCTGTTCCACATGGAGGCGATGCACAACATCAAGGGCCGGCTGGAAAAGGCCCCGATGTACCACGCCTGTCCAAACTGCCCGTTCGAGGACAACGGCAAGTCCAAGCTGGCGCGACACGCCGTGGCCTGCATCAAAAAGTTCAAGCCCGAAACGAATCTGACCCCGCCCATGGACTGGGAACCGCCGGCGAAGATCCCGCGCATCAAGCCGAAGCACGGCCTCGTCGGAACGGCCACCGCCTATCAG GCAATGACCGCCCAGCAGCAGAAGAACCTGGTGATGGCGAACCAGCGAGTCCAGACGTCCCCGAACATCAACCCGCTCAACATGAACAACCTCACGGCGGCGGCCCAGGCCGCGGCCATGCGGGCCCGCGGGGGCCGACCCCAGCCCGTCAACGCACTCAACTCGGCCTCGGTGCTGCGGGCCGGCGTCAACGCCGGCACGCTCCGAACGTCCATGTCGCCCGGAATGGTAATACCCAATAACTTCCAGCTCTCTGCAGCGGCGATCGCCGCTGCCGCTAACAAGTTCTTGCCG AACTCGATGGGCATGAAGAGCCAGGTCAAGCCGAGCCAGACGCCCAGCATCTCCATCACCCCGCTGCCCCGCCAGTCGGCGAACGCCGCCACCAACATGGCCGTGGCGGGTGCGCTGTCCAAGCTGCAGGCGGCCGGCACGTCCGCGGTCAAGCCGGGCCAGAGCCCGTCCGGCGGCAAGACCGCCTTCGTGGTGTGCGAAATCTGCGACGGGTACATCAAGGATCTGGACCAGCTGCGCAACCACATGCAGTGGATACACAAAGTCAAG ATTCACCCGAAGATGATCTACAACCGGCCGccactcaactgtcaaaagtgTCAGTACCGCTTCTTCACGGATCAGGGCCTAGAGCGGCATCTGCTCGGTTCGCACGGTCTGGTGACGAGCTCCATGCAGGAGGCCGCCAACAAGGGCAAGGATGCCGGACGTTGTCCGGTTTGTGGACGG GTGTACCAATGGAAGCTGCTGAATCACGTGTCCCGCGACCACAACATGACGCTAAAGCCGGCCCACCTGTCGTACAAGTGTACCGTGTGTACGGCCACGTTCGGCATGTACAAGCAGTTTGAGAGCCACGTGTACTCGGCGCACAGCACCGTCGCCAAGAAGGCGCTGGACAACAAGAAACCGGGCGGCGCCGCCGGTGGTCAGGCGGGTGGGAGCTCTGGGACGCCGACGCGAGCGGGTGCCGGTGGGGATTCGCTGCTGAAGCCGCTCAAGATCAACGACGAGATCACGATCATCCCGCAGCCGACGGCGGGCGGAGGCAGCCGGGGCAAACCGATCGAGATCGAGAGCCATGTCATTG ATTGA
- the LOC120413434 gene encoding MOG interacting and ectopic P-granules protein 1 isoform X3 — MGEVGAAAATATNEQQPAEQPEIVKANGGELNGTDADVLVKSVEEEDVSTKVAATDDPAAPKVSESEADENSQTSRPVSSNGPTEDETSQDDGGEETEESRPAPGGDSENQDTVESMEVDEAEEKGKNGVEGGKNGGDDPLEGGGEDEEDSKSKGATEPMDVDASTNGHSTAEKTDNEVIDDDSDKPVSINSDSENEEEDDEEDGGERPARKKSSAASESLDGNSMSSKSNGGDATTAASTKRTNGDCEDVTILSDKEEDCVVIDDEDGDTNGSSSVASGKKAPVEDISPRRSSRVRKSILPSDISTIDDDDDIEEIIDDPLNLAAKRPRLSINPTLQQNSFKGQLGQTPQKSLLASNQQTKDGLVIIDTNTLISRVGNTTITAATPGTPKSANSSYSSLATGMSPNNSYSSPGGGRSVLNPVAAAANLTKANPPALAPLLPALTDDMFVLEAPSFIVPYIYEKPPPENLRDIVTELEAKIREIRKKLEEAEDKDDENSQESTAESKKSSASATEVESEPEAKKKKSKRKPPVNSDDEWDEMDTSTDDEASDEEGKTKVLIKESKSDIEMIKEHIIRPSSKDDLTSASSTSAGSNVAQTDPKKSENYFENPLGKFFMNIGVNLVQEFVQTDLLRQQKRKRDREGKPSASTQMAINSLMKNLELSKENNRPFKFEIKRCEYCPFKSESVLAMAHHYETPHMRNYVYKCNYCSYETRPPHDILFHMEAMHNIKGRLEKAPMYHACPNCPFEDNGKSKLARHAVACIKKFKPETNLTPPMDWEPPAKIPRIKPKHGLVGTATAYQAMTAQQQKNLVMANQRVQTSPNINPLNMNNLTAAAQAAAMRARGGRPQPVNALNSASVLRAGVNAGTLRTSMSPGMAQAAGRSLLSNSNASVTIQNSMGMKSQVKPSQTPSISITPLPRQSANAATNMAVAGALSKLQAAGTSAVKPGQSPSGGKTAFVVCEICDGYIKDLDQLRNHMQWIHKVKIHPKMIYNRPPLNCQKCQYRFFTDQGLERHLLGSHGLVTSSMQEAANKGKDAGRCPVCGRVYQWKLLNHVSRDHNMTLKPAHLSYKCTVCTATFGMYKQFESHVYSAHSTVAKKALDNKKPGGAAGGQAGGSSGTPTRAGAGGDSLLKPLKINDEITIIPQPTAGGGSRGKPIEIESHVID; from the exons ATGGGTGAGGTCGGAGCGGCCGCCGCGACCGCCACCAACGAGCAGCAGCCCGCAGAACAGCCCGAGATCGTCAAAGCGAATGGCGGCGAGCTGAACGGAACGGATGCTGATGTGCTGGTTAAGTCGGTTGAGGAAGAGGATGTGAGCACAAAGGTGGCCGCCACCGATGATCCTGCTGCTCCAAAAGTCAGTGAGAGTGAGGCGGATGAGAATTCACAGACTTCGCGGCCGGTCAGCAGTAATGGGCCAACGGAGGACGAGACTTCGCAGGATGACGGCGGGGAGGAGACGGAGGAGAGTAGACCGGCCCCAGGCGGGGACAGTGAGAACCAGGACACGGTAGAGTCGATGGAGGTGGATGAGGCGGAGGAGAAGGGGAAGAATGGAGTGGAGGGGGGTAAGAACGGGGGTGATGATCCGTTGGAAGGGGGTGGGGAGGACGAGGAGGATTCCAAGTCGAAGGGTGCGACGGAACCGATGGACGTGGATGCGTCCACGAATGGGCACAGCACGGCGGAGAAGACGGACAACGAGGTGATCGATGACGACAGCGACAAGCCGGTCAGTATTAACTCGGACTCGGAGAATGAAGAGGAGGACGATGAGGAGGACGGGGGAGAGCGGCCAGCCCGGAAGAAGTCGAGCGCGGCTTCGGAGAGTTTGGATGGGAATTCCATGTCCAGCAAGTCGAACGGAGGGGACGCGACGACGGCGGCCAGTACCAAGCGGACGAATGGGGACTGTGAGGATGTGACAATTCTCAGCGATAAGGAGGAAGATTGTGTGGTGATTGATGACGAAGATGGAGATACGAATGGTAGCAGCAGCGTGGCCAGTGGGAAGAAGGCTCCGGTGGAGGATATTTCTCCGCGGAGAAGCTCGCGGGTAAGGAAAAGTATCCTTCCGTCGGACATTTCGACGatcgacgatgacgatgacatCGAGGAGATTATCGACGACCCGCTGAACCTGGCGGCAAAGCGGCCACGACTGTCGATCAATCCGACTCTGCAGCAGAACTCGTTCAAGGGTCAGTTGGGGCAGACGCCGCAGAAGTCACTGCTGGCCAGCAACCAACAAACCAAAGATGGCCTGGTGATCATCGACACGAACACGCTGATCAGCCGCGTGGGAAACACGACCATTACGGCCGCCACTCCGGGAACGCCAAAGTCTGCAAACTCTTCGTACTCGTCACTGGCGACAGGCATGTCCCCAAACAACTCGTACAGTTCTCCGGGCGGTGGCCGCAGCGTGCTGAATCCGGTTGCTGCCGCGGCCAATCTCACGAAGGCAAATCCACCCGCGTTGGCTCCGCTGTTGCCGGCCCTGACGGACGACATGTTCGTGCTGGAGGCGCCGTCCTTCATCGTGCCGTACATCTACGAGAAGCCCCCGCCGGAGAACCTGCGCGACATCGTCACCGAGCTGGAAGCGAAAATCCGCGAGATTCGAAAGAAGCTGGAGGAGGCCGAGGACAAGGACGACGAAAACAGCCAGGAATCGACGGCGGAAAGCAAGAAGTCTTCGGCGTCGGCCACCGAGGTCGAGTCGGAACCTGAGgccaagaagaagaaatccaagcGGAAACCTCCGGTGAACAGTGATGACGAGTGGGACGAGATGGACACTTCCACGGACGACGAAGCCTCCGATGAGGAGGGCAAGACAAAGGTCCTGATCAAGGAGAGCAAGTCGGACATTGAGATGATCAAGGAGCACATCATCAGGCCATCGTCGAAGGATGATCTGACCAGCGCCAGCAGTACCTCGGCGGGTAGCAACGTGGCGCAGACCGATCCGAAAAAGTCGGAGAACTACTTCGAGAACCCGCTCGGTAAGTTCTTCATGAACATCGGCGTGAACCTGGTGCAGGAGTTTGTCCAGACGGACCTGCTGCGGCAGCAAAAGAGGAAACGAGACCGCGAGGGCAAACCGTCCGCCAGCACGCAGATGGCCATCAACTCGCTGATGAAGAACCTCGAGCTGAGCAAGGAAAACAACCGTCCGTTCAAGTTCGAGATCAAACGCTGCGAGTACTGCCCGTTCAAGTCGGAATCGGTGCTGGCGATGGCCCACCACTACGAGACGCCCCACATGCGGAACTACGTGTACAAGTGCAACTACTGCTCGTACGAGACGCGGCCACCGCACGACATTCTGTTCCACATGGAGGCGATGCACAACATCAAGGGCCGGCTGGAAAAGGCCCCGATGTACCACGCCTGTCCAAACTGCCCGTTCGAGGACAACGGCAAGTCCAAGCTGGCGCGACACGCCGTGGCCTGCATCAAAAAGTTCAAGCCCGAAACGAATCTGACCCCGCCCATGGACTGGGAACCGCCGGCGAAGATCCCGCGCATCAAGCCGAAGCACGGCCTCGTCGGAACGGCCACCGCCTATCAG GCAATGACCGCCCAGCAGCAGAAGAACCTGGTGATGGCGAACCAGCGAGTCCAGACGTCCCCGAACATCAACCCGCTCAACATGAACAACCTCACGGCGGCGGCCCAGGCCGCGGCCATGCGGGCCCGCGGGGGCCGACCCCAGCCCGTCAACGCACTCAACTCGGCCTCGGTGCTGCGGGCCGGCGTCAACGCCGGCACGCTCCGAACGTCCATGTCGCCCGGAATG GCCCAGGCTGCTGGACGATCTCTCCTATCAAACTCTAACGCATCGGTGACGATTCAG AACTCGATGGGCATGAAGAGCCAGGTCAAGCCGAGCCAGACGCCCAGCATCTCCATCACCCCGCTGCCCCGCCAGTCGGCGAACGCCGCCACCAACATGGCCGTGGCGGGTGCGCTGTCCAAGCTGCAGGCGGCCGGCACGTCCGCGGTCAAGCCGGGCCAGAGCCCGTCCGGCGGCAAGACCGCCTTCGTGGTGTGCGAAATCTGCGACGGGTACATCAAGGATCTGGACCAGCTGCGCAACCACATGCAGTGGATACACAAAGTCAAG ATTCACCCGAAGATGATCTACAACCGGCCGccactcaactgtcaaaagtgTCAGTACCGCTTCTTCACGGATCAGGGCCTAGAGCGGCATCTGCTCGGTTCGCACGGTCTGGTGACGAGCTCCATGCAGGAGGCCGCCAACAAGGGCAAGGATGCCGGACGTTGTCCGGTTTGTGGACGG GTGTACCAATGGAAGCTGCTGAATCACGTGTCCCGCGACCACAACATGACGCTAAAGCCGGCCCACCTGTCGTACAAGTGTACCGTGTGTACGGCCACGTTCGGCATGTACAAGCAGTTTGAGAGCCACGTGTACTCGGCGCACAGCACCGTCGCCAAGAAGGCGCTGGACAACAAGAAACCGGGCGGCGCCGCCGGTGGTCAGGCGGGTGGGAGCTCTGGGACGCCGACGCGAGCGGGTGCCGGTGGGGATTCGCTGCTGAAGCCGCTCAAGATCAACGACGAGATCACGATCATCCCGCAGCCGACGGCGGGCGGAGGCAGCCGGGGCAAACCGATCGAGATCGAGAGCCATGTCATTG ATTGA